Sequence from the Streptomyces peucetius genome:
AGCGGCCGCCGCCGCCGTCACCGGCGCCGTACTCATGCGCAGTTGGGACCGCGAGGCCGGCCGCAAGGTCGCCGAGCTGACGCGTGGTCGCGCCGGCGACCAGTGGAAGGCGGAGGAGCGGATCGCCGAGCTCGAGGCGGACGTGGAGGAGTCCCGCGAGCTGCGCCTCAAGCTCGACGCGAAGCTCCGCGCCAAGCGGATCGAGCTCGCCGCGCTGCGCAACGAGCACGCGTCGCTGCTGCGGCGCTACGCCACCGCCGAGACGGAGCGGGCCAGCGCCCTGGAGGGCCGCAGGCAGCTCGCGATCGAGGGCGCCGCACCGGCGAGGGAGCTGCTGCCCGCCGGATCCACGCCGACGCCGGCGACGTTTCTGCGCGCCGCCAAGGCGCTGGAGGAGCTGTCGCGCAACGCCGCGGCCCAGGAGGCCGGGCGCATCGCCGAGGAAGCCCGTCGCCGGGACATCGCGGAGCGCGCCCAGGAGGCGGACGAGCCGCAGGGGAAGCACGCGGCGGGCGGCGCGGCCGAGCAGCGTGTGCGCCCGCCGTCCGACCTTCCTGCCCGTCCCGTCCCGGCCGCTGCGGCGATCGCGCCTTACGGTGCCCGGCGGTCCCGGGTGAAGCGGCCCGAGGGCGGCTTCGACTTCTTCGGCACGGCGGGCGGCACTGCCGCCGGCACCGCGGCCGGCACCGCGGCCGGCACCGATGCCCCGACGGCCGGCACCGGCGGCAGCGAGGCCACCGCGGCGGGAACCGGTTCCATGAGGGCGATCGAGGCACCCGGCACCAAGAGGGCGATCGAGGCCGTGCAGCACGAGGACCTCGCCGACGTGGTGGGCGAGGAGGCCCTCGCCGCGCAGCGCGTGATCGGCCCCCGCGCGGTCGGCAAGGTCATCGATCTGACCGCGCACGACGAGACGGAGCAGCTGGACGTCGCCGAGCTGCGCAACGCGGTGTCGTAGAGCCGGCGCACCGGAGCAGGGGCTCTCCGCAGCCGCGGAGCGGCCGGGTCGTGCCGGCCGCGCCCCCTGGGTTCCGTCGTGCCCCGCCGAGGTGCGCCGGGGGTTGCTCCGTGCCGTCGAGCGGCCGGTCCGCGTGCGCGCCGCCGCGTGTTCGCCGGTCTCATGAGGGGCCGGCCGGCGTCGGTGCCGTACAGCGCCCGACGCCTCGCCCTGCCGGTGGTCCGGCCTACTTGTCGATGTCGCCGACGACGAAGAACAGCGACCCGAGGATAGCGACCATGTCGGCGACCAGCGTCCCCGGCAGCAGCACGGTCAGCGCCTGGATGTTGTTGTACGACGCCGAGCGGAGCTTGAGCCGGTACGGCGTCTTCTCGCCCTTGGAGACCAGGTAGTAGCCGTTGATGCCGAGCGGGTTCTCGGTCCAGGCGTAGGTGTGGCCCTCGGGGGCCTTGAGGACCTTCGGCAGCCGCTGGTTGATCGGACCGGGCGGCAGCTCCGCGATGCGGTCGAGGCAGGCGTCCGCCAGCTCCAGCGCGTTGTGCGTCTGGTCCAGCAGCACCTCGAAGCGGGCCAGGCAGTCGCCCTCCTGCCGGGTCACCACCTTGAGGGTGTCCCGCAGCTCCCCGTACGCGAGGTAGGGCTCGTCACGGCGCAGGTCGAAGTCGACGCCGGAGGCGCGGGCGATGGGGCCGCTGACCCCGTACGCGTGGACGGCCTCCGGGGAGAGCACGCCCACGTCCCGGGTCCGGCCACGGAAGATCTCGTTGCCGAGGACGAGGCGGTCGTACACGTCCATCCGCGAACGGACGTCGGCGATCACCCGGCGTGCCCGGCCCAGCCAGCCGGCGGGGAGGTCCTCCTTGAGGCCGCCCACCCGGTTGAACATGTAGTGCATCCGGCCGCCGGAGATCTCCTCCATCACCGTCTGCAGCTCCTCGCGCTCCCGGAACGCGTGGAAGACGGGGGTGATCCCGCCCAGCTCCAGCGGGTAGGAGCCGAGGAACATCAGGTGGTTGAGGACCCGGTTCAGCTCGGCGAGGAGCGTACGGCACCACACCGCGCGCTCCGGTACCTCCATGCCGAGCATCCGCTCGACGGCCATGACGACACCGAGCTCGTTGGAGAACGCGGAGAGCCAGTCGTGCCGGTTCGCCAGCACCACGATCTGCCGGTAGTCACGGGCCTCGAAAAGCTTCTCCGCGCCGCGGTGCATGTACCCGACGACGGGCTCCGCCTGCCGGATGCGCTCGCCGTCCAGCACCAGGCGGAGACGGAGCACACCGTGCGTGGAGGGGTGCTGGGGTCCGATGTTGAGCACCATGTCGGTGCTCTCCGCCGCGCCGCCGATGCCGACCGTCGTCTCCGTCATGCGCCCAGTCTCTCAGAGCCGGTCACACCCGTTGCATGAGCCAGGTGAAGTCCCCCAGGCCGCCCCGGGCGGTCAGTTCCGCCGCCTCACCGGCCCGGGCGAGCGCGCGGACGTAGCCCGCAGGGTCGGACGACGCCAGGGCGAGCGGCGGCCGCTCCCCGCTCACGCCCAGCCGTCGCAGCGCCTCCCGCTGGCTCACCAGCTCGGCCCCGGGCCCGGCGCACGCGTCGAGCGCCACATGGGCCGTGAGGTCGCAGCTCCCGTCGGGCACGGGGCGTACCTCGTGGCCGTCGCGGAAGCCCGTCAGCGTCCCGTACGGCGGGCGGGCGCCGACTGTGTGCGCGTAGTCGACGGCGACGGCGAGGCCCGCGCCCAGGGCGCCCACCGCCGCCCGCCACGCCTCGTCCCTGGGCGCGCCGATCTCGGCGCGGGTGCCGGGTCCGGTCAGCGGCCACCAGCGGGCGAGCCATGCGGCGTCCGCGCCGTTGACCTTCTCGCCGAGGCGTTCCTCGCCGTCCTCGCGGACCAGCACGCGGCGGACCTCACCGTCCGCGTCGGCCTCGGCCACGTCGACGGGGACGTTGTCGAGCCATTCGTTCGCGAACAGCAGCCCGCCGAGTCCCGTGGGGATCTCGGCGGTCCACTCGATGCGCGGGTCGAGGCCCGCCGGCCGGTCCGCCCGTTCGACGCCGTAGGCGCGGACCGGATACCCCGGCGGCAGGGCGGCGAGGACACCCGTCAGCAGCTCGCCCCGGCCCGCCCCGACGTCGATCAGGGCCGGCTCGTCGAGCCCCAGCGACTGTGCGGTGCGGGTCAGCAGCCGGGCGACGGCGGCGGCGAACAACGGCGAGGCGTGGACCGAGGTACGGAAATGCCCGGCCGGTCCCTCCGGCCGCAGATAGAACCCCCGGGGCCCGTACAGCGCGGCCTCCGCGGCGGCCCGCCAGCCGCGCCACCCGCCCGTCTCATACGTCACGGGCACCAGTCTCCACCTTGCGGAGTACGCCTCCGCCCATCGGATCGCCCCTCCGGTTGACCCCTGCACCTATCCGGCTTCCCTACTCTGGGTTACGTGCAGCGCCTCTACGACTTCATCCGCAGACACCCGACGGGCATCGACACCTTCTGGGCTGTCATGCTCCTCGGGTTCTCCTCGTTGTGGGTGGTCCAGGAGCCGGAGGGGGCCGCGGACACGCTGGCCGCCGTGGTCGTCGTGCTGGCCCTGTGCCTGGTGGTGGCGCTGCGCCGCCGGATGCCCGAGCACATGGTGGTCCTGACCGCGGTGGTCGGGGTCGGCCAGCTCGTGTTCGACGTCCACGTGAACCCGGCGGACTTCGCGATGCTGGTCATCATCTACACCGTCGCGTCGACGGGCGGGCCGCGGTGGGCGTCCCGGCTGGCCCTGACCGGTGGTCTGCTCGCCGCCTCGCTGTCGCAGATCCGCTGGCCCTCGGAGGGGGAGTCGACCCTCAGCAGGGTCTTCATCACCGTGATCATGAGCCTGCCGTTCGTGCTGGCCTGGGTGCTCGGCGACTCGATACGCACCCGGCGCGCCTACTTCGACCAGCTGGAGGAGCGCGCCACCCGGCTCGAGAAGGAACGCGAGGCGCAGGCCAAGGTCGCGGTGGCGGCCGAGCGGGCCAGGATCGCCCGCGAACTGCACGACGTTGTCGCCCACAACGTGTCCGTCATGGTCGTGCAGGCCGACGGCGCCGCCTACGTCCTGGACGCCGCACCCGACCAGGCCAAACAAGCCCTGGAGACCATCTCGGGCACCGGCCGCCAGGCGCTCGCCGAGATGCGCCGCCTGCTCGGCGTGCTGCGCACCGGCGACGGACCGGAGAGCGGCGAGTACGTGCCCCAGCCCGACGTGCAGCAGATCGAGGACCTGGTCGAGCATGTGCGCGGCGCGGGCCTGACCGTGGACTTCAAGATCGAGGGAACGCCCCGGCCGCTCCCGAGCGGTGTGGAGCTCACCGCCTACCGGATCGTGCAGGAAGCGCTCACCAACACCCGTAAGCACGGCGGTCCGGAGGCCGGCGCCAGCGTCCGCCTCGTGTACTTCGACGACGGCCTCGGGCTGCTCGTCGAGGACGACGGCCGGGGCTCCTCGCACGAGCTGTACGAGGACGGGGGCGCGGACGGGCGCGGCCACGGTCTCATCGGGATGCGCGAACGCGTCGGTATGGTCGGCGGCACGCTGGACGCCGGGCCGCGGCCGGGCGGAGGCTTCCGGATCAGCGCACTGCTGCCCCTCAAGCCCGCCCACTAGAGCCACCAGAGCACCAGAGCCACCAGACACCTAGGGACGGAACCCACATGTCCATCCGCGTGATGCTCGTCGACGACCAGGTGCTGCTGCGCACCGGCTTCCGCATGGTCCTCGCCGCCCAGCCCGACATGGACGTCGTCGCCGAGGCGGGGGACGGCGCGGAGGCGATCGAGACCCTGCGGTCCACGGCCGTGGACGTGGTGCTCATGGACGTCCGCATGCCGCGGCTGGACGGGGTGGAGGCGACACGGCGCATCTGCGAGGAGCCCGGCGCCCCGAAGGTGCTGATCCTGACCACCTTCGACCTCGACGAGTACGCCTTCTCCGGGCTGAAGGCCGGCGCCAGCGGCTTCATGCTGAAGGACGTGCCGCCCGCCGAACTGCTCGGCGCGATCCGCTCAGTGCACAGCGGCGACGCGGTCGTGGCGCCGTCGACCACGCGGCGGCTGCTGGACCGCTTCTCCCCCTTGCTGCCGAGCGCGGGCCCGGAACCCCGCCGGAAGGAGCTGGAGAAGCTCACCGAGCGGGAGCGCGAGGTGATGCTGCTCGTCGCCCAGGGACTGTCGAACGGCGAGATCGCGGCCCGGCTGGTCCTCTCCGAGGCAACGGTCAAGACGCACGTCGGCCGCATCCTCACCAAGCTCGGCCTGCGCGACCGCGTGCAGGTGGTGGTGCTCGCCTACGAGACCGGCCTGGTCCGGGCGGGCGGCGGCAACGGCTGAGCCCGGGCAGCCGGGCGGCAGCCGCTCGGTCAGCGCAGCACCGTCTCCAGGAAGTCGCTCCCGAGACGTGCGACGGCGGCCACGTCCAGCTGGTGGAGCACGTAGCGGCCGCGCCGGCGGGTCGAGATCAGCTCCGCCTTCTTCAGCACGGCCAGGTGACGGGAGACCTCAGGCGCGGTGATGCCGAGGGCGTCGGCGAGCTCGCTCGTCGTGTACGTGGCCCGGCCGAGGTTGCGGCACATCCGCATCCGCATGGGATGGGCGAGGGCGTCCATGCGCCGCTTCAGCAGCTCGACGGAGGCGGCGCCCGGCAGTTCCGGCGCGCCGATCGGGTACTGGATCACCGGCTGCCATCCCGGCGCGTGCACCACCATCAGATGGGGCCAGCCGAAACTGGACGGCAGCAGCGTGAGCCCGGCGCCGACCGCGGGGTCGGTGGCGGTGGTCCGTCCGTCCGCCAGCTTGTCGGCGCTGATCCTGGTGCCGCCCTCGTCGAGCGTCAGCGCCGGGGAGACGGCGCGCAGCGCCTCCGTGAGGCCCTTGCGGCGCAGCAGTTCGCTCTTGTGGCGGGCGTCGGCGGCGAGCTGCACCGACACACGCCGCCAGGTGTCGGCGAAGAAGGCTTCCTCGCAGTCCTCGAAGAGCCGCCGCAGCCACGCGCGCACGGACGCCGGATCGGTCAGCAGCCGCCGGGTGAAGTCGAGCTGGCGCGGCCCGCGGTTGGCCGCCAGGTCGAGCGCGTGCTCGCGCCGGGCGGGGTCGACGAGCGGGGAGGGGGCGCCGGCCGAGTACGTCGTGGCGCAGGTGAACTCCAGCGCGGAGGACACGAACCGCTCGTCGTTGAGCCGGTCGAGCAGGTCGAGCTCTTCCTTGAGGCTCGTGACGCCGACACGTCGCGGGTCCACCGGCAGTCCGGCGAACGGGATGAAGATGTCGGAGAACGTCGACCGCCACAGGAAGTCCGCCTCGTGCAGCCGGTCGGCGAGGTCGGGCTTGAGCCCGGCGGCCGTCGCCGTCGCCCAGCCGTGCAGCCCGGGGTGGTGCCCCGGCTCGTGCAGGGCATGGAGGGCCACGCCCAGCTCGGCGAGGGGGGATATGTCGAAGACGATGCGTTCCGGGGGTAGCCCCGTGATGTCGATGCTCACGCTCACTCCTCCATGGTGAGGGCGGCGTGGACCGGCACGACCACGTTTGACGTGCCTCGTCAATCGACGCGACGCGGGCCGCGCGGCGGGCGCAGCGTGAGGTCATGAACGCGATGCAGCAGCACATGATCGACGTGTACCGGGCCGCGCAGAGGGGCGAGACGCCACCGCCGCGCCCGGGCGACCTGGACGTCCGGACGGTCCGCGAGGCCTGGACGTACCGCCGCTTCCGCGCCGTGCTCGCGGGCCGCCCCGGCGACGGGCCCGCGGCGGCGCCCGGAAACTAGTTCCCGGGCGCGGCGGGCGCGGGCAGGTACAGGCGGCGTACGAACTCCGAGGCCGCCGCGGCCACGTCCTGCTCCGTCCACTCCAGCCCTTCGGCCGAGACTGTCACCTCCGTGACCGAGACGCCCGGCGGGCAGCCCTCCGAGAACCACCGCCGGAAGAGCGTCACGCCCGTCTCCTCCGACTGCGTGACCGCCGCCTCGTTCAGCAGGTCGGTCCCGTACGGCAGCCACACCTGGAACTGGTGCGTGTGCGGAACGGGCGGGTTGACGCGGGACCAGGGCACGCCGGAGTCGCGGAACGCACCGGTCAGCGCGGCCGCGACGACCTTCGCGTGGGCCACGTACGACGGCAGCCGCGGCAGCTCCCGCTCGAGACCGACCAGCGCCGACAGCGCCGCCGGGTACTGCTGGAACAGCAGCCCCCCGTACCGGTGCCGCCAGGCCCGCGCCTCGTCGATCAGCGCGGCCGGGCCGGCCAGCACCGCGCCGGAGATGCCGTCCAGGGACTTGTAGAACGACACGTACACGCTGTCCGCCAGCGAGGCGATCTCGTCGAGCGGACGGCCGAAGTGCGGGGCGCACTCCCACAGACGCGCGCCGTCGAAGTGCACCACCGCGTCACGTTCCCGCGCGGCGTCCACCACGGCCA
This genomic interval carries:
- a CDS encoding threonine aldolase family protein, which produces MDEHVADEPGADEGDRRKRRLAAWRASHRVLARASADRRIGERLAALAAAAGEVYDLDDWTDVYGSGVVEELERRTAALLGFPAAAFFPTGTMAQQVAMRCWAGRTGNAMVALHPQAHPEVHERSAFSVVSGLRTVHPTTAPRLPTADEVRDCDEPFGTLMLELPLRDAGFVLPAWDELVAVVDAARERDAVVHFDGARLWECAPHFGRPLDEIASLADSVYVSFYKSLDGISGAVLAGPAALIDEARAWRHRYGGLLFQQYPAALSALVGLERELPRLPSYVAHAKVVAAALTGAFRDSGVPWSRVNPPVPHTHQFQVWLPYGTDLLNEAAVTQSEETGVTLFRRWFSEGCPPGVSVTEVTVSAEGLEWTEQDVAAAASEFVRRLYLPAPAAPGN
- a CDS encoding SAM-dependent methyltransferase, which produces MVPVTYETGGWRGWRAAAEAALYGPRGFYLRPEGPAGHFRTSVHASPLFAAAVARLLTRTAQSLGLDEPALIDVGAGRGELLTGVLAALPPGYPVRAYGVERADRPAGLDPRIEWTAEIPTGLGGLLFANEWLDNVPVDVAEADADGEVRRVLVREDGEERLGEKVNGADAAWLARWWPLTGPGTRAEIGAPRDEAWRAAVGALGAGLAVAVDYAHTVGARPPYGTLTGFRDGHEVRPVPDGSCDLTAHVALDACAGPGAELVSQREALRRLGVSGERPPLALASSDPAGYVRALARAGEAAELTARGGLGDFTWLMQRV
- a CDS encoding sensor histidine kinase, whose translation is MQRLYDFIRRHPTGIDTFWAVMLLGFSSLWVVQEPEGAADTLAAVVVVLALCLVVALRRRMPEHMVVLTAVVGVGQLVFDVHVNPADFAMLVIIYTVASTGGPRWASRLALTGGLLAASLSQIRWPSEGESTLSRVFITVIMSLPFVLAWVLGDSIRTRRAYFDQLEERATRLEKEREAQAKVAVAAERARIARELHDVVAHNVSVMVVQADGAAYVLDAAPDQAKQALETISGTGRQALAEMRRLLGVLRTGDGPESGEYVPQPDVQQIEDLVEHVRGAGLTVDFKIEGTPRPLPSGVELTAYRIVQEALTNTRKHGGPEAGASVRLVYFDDGLGLLVEDDGRGSSHELYEDGGADGRGHGLIGMRERVGMVGGTLDAGPRPGGGFRISALLPLKPAH
- a CDS encoding response regulator encodes the protein MSIRVMLVDDQVLLRTGFRMVLAAQPDMDVVAEAGDGAEAIETLRSTAVDVVLMDVRMPRLDGVEATRRICEEPGAPKVLILTTFDLDEYAFSGLKAGASGFMLKDVPPAELLGAIRSVHSGDAVVAPSTTRRLLDRFSPLLPSAGPEPRRKELEKLTEREREVMLLVAQGLSNGEIAARLVLSEATVKTHVGRILTKLGLRDRVQVVVLAYETGLVRAGGGNG
- a CDS encoding DUF5937 family protein; the protein is MSIDITGLPPERIVFDISPLAELGVALHALHEPGHHPGLHGWATATAAGLKPDLADRLHEADFLWRSTFSDIFIPFAGLPVDPRRVGVTSLKEELDLLDRLNDERFVSSALEFTCATTYSAGAPSPLVDPARREHALDLAANRGPRQLDFTRRLLTDPASVRAWLRRLFEDCEEAFFADTWRRVSVQLAADARHKSELLRRKGLTEALRAVSPALTLDEGGTRISADKLADGRTTATDPAVGAGLTLLPSSFGWPHLMVVHAPGWQPVIQYPIGAPELPGAASVELLKRRMDALAHPMRMRMCRNLGRATYTTSELADALGITAPEVSRHLAVLKKAELISTRRRGRYVLHQLDVAAVARLGSDFLETVLR
- a CDS encoding NADH-quinone oxidoreductase subunit D is translated as MTETTVGIGGAAESTDMVLNIGPQHPSTHGVLRLRLVLDGERIRQAEPVVGYMHRGAEKLFEARDYRQIVVLANRHDWLSAFSNELGVVMAVERMLGMEVPERAVWCRTLLAELNRVLNHLMFLGSYPLELGGITPVFHAFREREELQTVMEEISGGRMHYMFNRVGGLKEDLPAGWLGRARRVIADVRSRMDVYDRLVLGNEIFRGRTRDVGVLSPEAVHAYGVSGPIARASGVDFDLRRDEPYLAYGELRDTLKVVTRQEGDCLARFEVLLDQTHNALELADACLDRIAELPPGPINQRLPKVLKAPEGHTYAWTENPLGINGYYLVSKGEKTPYRLKLRSASYNNIQALTVLLPGTLVADMVAILGSLFFVVGDIDK